The genomic window CTTGTAAGATCAAGCCTAATTGGTTAGATATGAAAATGAATAGGAATAGTACAAAAGCATACAAGCTAAATCTGTTTCCAGAGTCACCTTGAAAGGCTTGTTTGACTATACCATTCGTGAAATCTATCATCCATTCCAAAACATTTTGTGCTTTGCCTGGTCTCATTTGGATCTTGCGTGAAAGCGAGAACACCAAAATGAAAACCAGAATTGCTGCAATCAATGCAGATAAGCAATTGGCAACATTGAACCGAAGGCCAAGGAAGTCAATAAACTTATATTTATCATCCAATAATAACCCCCCTTTCTTCGCTTATTGAAAATACATATTGATACTTCAAAAATAATAACACTTAAAAAAGTTTATTTAAATAGTGATTTATTTATTTAGTACCAAATAATCTATCTCCAGCATCACCTAGACCTGGGAAGATATAGCCACTCTCAGTAAGTTTTTCATCCATAGCAGCAGCATAAATATCAACATCAGGATGTTCTTTTTGAACTTCGCGAACACCCTCAGGTGCAGCAACTAAAACAACTAATCTCATATGCTTAGCACCACGTTTTTTCAAGGCTTCGATAGCCATGTTTGCAGAACCACCAGTGGCAAGCATTGGATCGACGATAAACAAGTCACGTTGATCAATATCGCTAGGTAGTTTTACGAAATATTCATGAGGTTTCAAAGTCTTTTCGTCACGATACATACCAATATGCCCAACTTTAGCTGCTGGGATCAATTGCAAAACACCATCAACCATTCCCAAACCGGCTCTTAAGATAGGAATAACAGCTAGTTTTTTACCAGCGATCATCTTTTGAGTTGACTTGCCCATTGGAGTTTCTACTTCAACGTCTGTTAGTGGAAGGTCACGAGTAATTTCGTAAACCATCAATTCGGCAATTTCATTCGCAACTTCACGGAATACCTTGGTACCTGTGTGTTTGCTACGAATAATAGTAAGTTTGTGTTGAATTAATGGGTGATTCAATACTTCGAATTTTGACATTTTAATGCTCCTTATTTTGTGTAGTGTTGTTGTCCTGCGGATTTATTCAAGCGGTTCGTATAAGCGGCAGAATGTTCAGTGTCAGGAAACCCTTGTGCAAGGATATAATCCATTTGTGAATTATCTAACTCTCTTAACCCTGCAAACAAGTGCTGCGACGCAGTGATGACATCTTTGCCCAATGAAAACTTGGGATAATTTTCAGAAATCTGATTTAAAACTTGATCAGTTGCAAGGATACCAATTTTAGAAGTCTCTTGAGAATATTTTGCAATTGCACTCTCAAAGTCAGCTTGGTTATCAATGATGATAACTTGGGCGTTGGGTGCATAATGCTTGTATTTCATCCCTGGAGCCTTTGGTATCTCCTCTTGAGTAACTTTATGGTGATCACTTCTAACGTCCCCTAAGACCTCGATCAAATCATCTTCTGTGACCATCCCTGGTCGTAATATCGTTGGAATATCAACAGACAGATCAATAACAGTTGATTCCACTCCAATCTTAGTTGGACCATCATCAAGAATCGCTGCTATTTTCCCATTTAAGTCGTGATAAACATGTTTAGCTTCAGTCGGACTAGGTTTACCACTAGTATTTGCTGAAGGACCAACTATTGGCTTACCAAATTGTTTGATCAAACTTAAGGTAACTTGATTATTTGGCATCCTAAATGCAGCAGTCTTCAAACCACCGGTAACTTCGGGCGACAAAGTTCCAGGCTGAATAGGCATGATGATCGTCAACGGACCTGGCCAAAAACGTTTCATCAACTTTTCTGCCAGCGGCTTGTAGTCTAAATCAGCATATTGCCAAACCATCTCCGGACCATCAACGTGCACGATCAGTGGATTGTCACTGGGACGGCCCTTTGCAGCATACACATCCTTAACGATATCTGGACGAGTCGCATCTGCTCCCAAACCGTATACAGTTTCGGTGGGAAAAGCAACTAATTTACCCTTAGCTAGGAAATTAGCAGCTTGAGCGATTTGATCATCGTTCAAAATAACTGTTTCCAACTTTACACCTTCCTTCTAAATGCTTTTAAATAACGAAAATTGCCACTAATATCCTTATAAAATTCTACCGCATATTGAGGTAAGTTTTTATCAAATATTTGCTTTATTTCAGTTTTTTGATGATATCCAAATTCCATGTACAGATTTCCCGACTCGCTGAGGTAGTTATCAACTTGTTTTGAAACCCGTTCATAAAAATCTAATCCATCATTTTCCCCATATAAAGCCAATTTCGGCTCATATTTTTTGACGCTCTCATCCATCACATTTTTTTCAGAGCGAGCAATATAAGGCGGATTCGAGACGATCACATCAAATTCCTGCGGTTTGATATCAGCAAACAAATCACTTTTT from Companilactobacillus sp. includes these protein-coding regions:
- the upp gene encoding uracil phosphoribosyltransferase; translated protein: MSKFEVLNHPLIQHKLTIIRSKHTGTKVFREVANEIAELMVYEITRDLPLTDVEVETPMGKSTQKMIAGKKLAVIPILRAGLGMVDGVLQLIPAAKVGHIGMYRDEKTLKPHEYFVKLPSDIDQRDLFIVDPMLATGGSANMAIEALKKRGAKHMRLVVLVAAPEGVREVQKEHPDVDIYAAAMDEKLTESGYIFPGLGDAGDRLFGTK
- a CDS encoding L-threonylcarbamoyladenylate synthase, translated to METVILNDDQIAQAANFLAKGKLVAFPTETVYGLGADATRPDIVKDVYAAKGRPSDNPLIVHVDGPEMVWQYADLDYKPLAEKLMKRFWPGPLTIIMPIQPGTLSPEVTGGLKTAAFRMPNNQVTLSLIKQFGKPIVGPSANTSGKPSPTEAKHVYHDLNGKIAAILDDGPTKIGVESTVIDLSVDIPTILRPGMVTEDDLIEVLGDVRSDHHKVTQEEIPKAPGMKYKHYAPNAQVIIIDNQADFESAIAKYSQETSKIGILATDQVLNQISENYPKFSLGKDVITASQHLFAGLRELDNSQMDYILAQGFPDTEHSAAYTNRLNKSAGQQHYTK